A segment of the Chryseobacterium scophthalmum genome:
TATTCCTTTGTTTTATTACAGAAAGCAAATGATGTTGAGGAATTCAAATTAATTTAAAAGAAATCTTAAATATTAAGATAGCGCTCCTACGGAGCGCCATGTTTTATTCATTTTAATTTTTGCTACACAGATATCACTCCTACGGAGTGTTTTTATTAGAATTTATACGGATGATTCTTTATAAATTCAATAAGTAGGCGAATTATTCTCGTAAAAAATAGCAACTATTTTTCGCGAATTTTATCATAAGCAAAGTTCTTTTATACTTCGGAGCAATGTGTTTAAACCTCACTAATTTTGAAAACAGGAGAAGTTTGGTTTTTAATAGCCCCGATCGCAGCGGTTACCCCGCAACAAGAGATGGAAATGCGGCTGTGTGAGGAGTATGAGCGTAGAGCGGGAAACAGCTTCTAAAAAAATTAATCAACGGTATGTTTTTCGACTCTTGTTACATTTTCTGCCGTCCATTCTACTCTTTTTACAAATGGTTGTTTTCGTACAGGGCAGTCCATAATCTGGCAAAGCGGGCAAGAAATAGTCTTACAATCATCCATATGGAAATTGAATTCTACGGTACGTTTGGTGTTTTTGGCTAAAAGAAGTATCACCTGCTCCATTTGATTATGCGCTTCGCGAAGGCTGTAATAATATGGCAAAGTGATGTGCGCATCGATGTGAAGTGACGAACCAAACTGCTGGATTTTCATGTTGTGAATGTCAATCCATTCTATTTTTCTGTTTTTTTCGAGAAGATCAATAATGTTGTTTAGAAGTTCAGGATCTTGCTCGTCCATAATCCCACGAAGCGATTTTCTAACAATTTTGTAACCTACGAAAATAATGTAGAAACCGAATATTAAGGCAACAACAGAGTCAATCCAATAGATTTTGGTAAAGTAAACGATGATTAAACTGATCACCACACCCAAAGTAGTAATTGTATCTGACTGAAGATGTTTTCCTGATGATATGAGAACTAAAGAGTTTTCTCTTTCTCCTTTTTTAACTGAAATATATCCTAAAATATAATTGATAATAGCCGTTGCAGCAATAATGGCAATTCCCCAATCTAATTCGCTAAGCGTTTTTCCGGTCATCAAACTGTTGATCCCTTCATAAATAATCATTACTCCTGCAATGGCGATCAATGCTCCTTCAATTCCGGAGGTGACAAATTCTACTTTTCC
Coding sequences within it:
- a CDS encoding cation diffusion facilitator family transporter; amino-acid sequence: MATKNINKDKIGFQKIIAVFGVILFIGKIIAWKLTDSDAVFSDAMESIVNVISAFMGLYSLHLASKPKDEDHPYGHGKVEFVTSGIEGALIAIAGVMIIYEGINSLMTGKTLSELDWGIAIIAATAIINYILGYISVKKGERENSLVLISSGKHLQSDTITTLGVVISLIIVYFTKIYWIDSVVALIFGFYIIFVGYKIVRKSLRGIMDEQDPELLNNIIDLLEKNRKIEWIDIHNMKIQQFGSSLHIDAHITLPYYYSLREAHNQMEQVILLLAKNTKRTVEFNFHMDDCKTISCPLCQIMDCPVRKQPFVKRVEWTAENVTRVEKHTVD